In one Nicotiana sylvestris chromosome 8, ASM39365v2, whole genome shotgun sequence genomic region, the following are encoded:
- the LOC104215062 gene encoding metal tolerance protein 9 isoform X1, which yields MEMSRSDVSGGGGSGGALDDSFSSFRTELLSPAAQAVVDQSSSSASWRLNISEFRLPERSRSSSDHHTFSVRRLLPTPRKQGKIAEYYKKQERLLEGFNEMDTINESGCLPGSLTEDEMKQLARSERMAIHLSNMANVVLFIAKIYASIESRSLAVIASTLDSLLDLLSGFILWFTSHAMKNPNQYHYPIGKKRMQPVGIIVFASVMATLGLQILFESAKELITKSRPEMDHEKEKWTIGIMVSVTMVKFLLMIYCRRFKNEIVRAYAQDHFFDVITNSVGLVTAVLAVRFYWWIDPTGAIIIAVYTISTWAKTVAENVWSLIGRTAPPDFLTKLTYLIWNHHEEIKHIDTVRAYTFGAHYFVEVDIVLPEDMLLNQAHNIGETLQEKLEQLPEVERAFVHIDFEFTHRPEHKTMV from the exons ATGGAGATGAGTCGGAGTGACGTTAGTGGTGGCGGCGGCAGCGGCGGCGCTTTGGACGACAGTTTTAGCAGTTTTAGGACGGAACTACTGTCTCCGGCTGCTCAGGCGGTGGTGGATCAGTCGTCTTCTTCGGCGTCATGGAGACTTAACATTAGCGAATTCCGTCTTCCCGAACGAAGCCGCTCCTCCTCCGATCATCACACCTTTAGTGTCCGTCGCCTACTTCCCACTCCCa GAAAACAAGGTAAAATTGCTGAATACTACAAAAAACAAGAAAGGCTGCTTGAAGGgttcaatgagatggacaccatTAATGAATCTGGCTGTTTACCTGGAAGTCTAACTGAG GATGAAATGAAGCAGCTAGCAAGGAGTGAAAGGATGGCTATTCATTTATCAAACATGGCTAATGTGGTTCTTTTCATTGCAAAAATCTACGCTTCTATTGAGAGCAGATCTTTGGCTGTAATCGCGTCAACGTTGGACTCCCTCTTAGACCTCTTATCAGGGTTTATACTGTGGTTCACTTCTCATGCCATGAAAAATCCAAACCAGTATCACTATCCTATTGGAAAAAAGAGGATGCAGCCAGTG GGTATTATTGTTTTTGCATCTGTGATGGCGACACTAGGATTACAAATATTGTTCGAGTCTGCTAAGGAACTCATAACTAAG TCTCGCCCTGAGATGGATCATGAGAAGGAAAAATGGACGATTGGGATTATGGTCTCTGTCACTATGGTCAAGTTTCTGCTTATGATCTACTGTCGAAGGTTCAAAAACGAAATCGTAAGAGCCTATGCTCAAGATCATTTCTTTGATGTCATCACTAACTCAGTTGGATTAGTGACGGCTGTCTTAGCAGTACGATTCTACTGGTGGATTGATCCTACAGGAGCTATAATT ATAGCTGTGTACACAATTAGCACGTGGGCGAAGACAGTGGCTGAAAATGTCTGGTCGCTCATTGGAAGAACAGCTCCACCAGATTTTCTTACGAAATTAACCTATCTTATATGGAATCATCACGAAGAGATCAAGCACATTGATACTGTTAGAGCATATACTTTTGGTGCGCATTACTTTGTGGAGGTTGATATAGTGTTGCCAGAGGACATGCTGTTGAATCAGGCACATAATATTGGTGAGACACTGCAAGAAAAATTGGAGCAACTCCCAGAAGTTGAGCGAGCTTTTGTTCATATAGACTTTGAGTTCACTCACAGGCCAGAACACAAAACCATGGTATAA
- the LOC104215062 gene encoding metal tolerance protein 10 isoform X2, which produces MDTINESGCLPGSLTEDEMKQLARSERMAIHLSNMANVVLFIAKIYASIESRSLAVIASTLDSLLDLLSGFILWFTSHAMKNPNQYHYPIGKKRMQPVGIIVFASVMATLGLQILFESAKELITKSRPEMDHEKEKWTIGIMVSVTMVKFLLMIYCRRFKNEIVRAYAQDHFFDVITNSVGLVTAVLAVRFYWWIDPTGAIIIAVYTISTWAKTVAENVWSLIGRTAPPDFLTKLTYLIWNHHEEIKHIDTVRAYTFGAHYFVEVDIVLPEDMLLNQAHNIGETLQEKLEQLPEVERAFVHIDFEFTHRPEHKTMV; this is translated from the exons atggacaccatTAATGAATCTGGCTGTTTACCTGGAAGTCTAACTGAG GATGAAATGAAGCAGCTAGCAAGGAGTGAAAGGATGGCTATTCATTTATCAAACATGGCTAATGTGGTTCTTTTCATTGCAAAAATCTACGCTTCTATTGAGAGCAGATCTTTGGCTGTAATCGCGTCAACGTTGGACTCCCTCTTAGACCTCTTATCAGGGTTTATACTGTGGTTCACTTCTCATGCCATGAAAAATCCAAACCAGTATCACTATCCTATTGGAAAAAAGAGGATGCAGCCAGTG GGTATTATTGTTTTTGCATCTGTGATGGCGACACTAGGATTACAAATATTGTTCGAGTCTGCTAAGGAACTCATAACTAAG TCTCGCCCTGAGATGGATCATGAGAAGGAAAAATGGACGATTGGGATTATGGTCTCTGTCACTATGGTCAAGTTTCTGCTTATGATCTACTGTCGAAGGTTCAAAAACGAAATCGTAAGAGCCTATGCTCAAGATCATTTCTTTGATGTCATCACTAACTCAGTTGGATTAGTGACGGCTGTCTTAGCAGTACGATTCTACTGGTGGATTGATCCTACAGGAGCTATAATT ATAGCTGTGTACACAATTAGCACGTGGGCGAAGACAGTGGCTGAAAATGTCTGGTCGCTCATTGGAAGAACAGCTCCACCAGATTTTCTTACGAAATTAACCTATCTTATATGGAATCATCACGAAGAGATCAAGCACATTGATACTGTTAGAGCATATACTTTTGGTGCGCATTACTTTGTGGAGGTTGATATAGTGTTGCCAGAGGACATGCTGTTGAATCAGGCACATAATATTGGTGAGACACTGCAAGAAAAATTGGAGCAACTCCCAGAAGTTGAGCGAGCTTTTGTTCATATAGACTTTGAGTTCACTCACAGGCCAGAACACAAAACCATGGTATAA
- the LOC104215061 gene encoding uncharacterized protein, which yields MAYTLPNLSTNLLHSKDKLPVVHHHHHHLSPLSSASSSDLLLDIPLLSASARVVQVNRAPPSLQKERNNDHNNDDFYVNLGLAVRTLREDLPLIFTKDLNYDIYRDDITFVDPLNTFNGIGRYRLIFWALRFHGRILFREISLQVMRIWQPSENVILIRWNLTGIPRVPWEAKGQFQGTSTYKLDRTGKIYEHKVDNLAFNFPQPLRPVSPSVLDLVTATPNPTFSLDSNSPSSSWLLFYRSVKETLDRQSPLIAQDCLLTCP from the exons ATGGCCTATACTTTGCCAAATCTGTCTACCAATCTGCTCCATTCCAAAGACAAACTCCCCGTagtccaccaccaccaccaccacctatCTCCGCTCTCCTCCGCCTCTTCCTCCGACCTCCTCCTCGACATTCCACTCCTTTCTGCGTCTGCTAGGGTTGTCCAGGTCAATAGAGCTCCTCCTTCTTTGCAAAAGGAACGTAATAATGACCATAACAACGACGATTTCTACGTTAATTTGGGTTTAGCTGTTCGCACTCTCCGCGAAGATCTCCCTTTAATCTTCACCAAAGACCTCAATTACGATATATACAG GGATGATATCACATTTGTAGATCCATTGAACACGTTTAACGGTATTGGGAGGTACAGATTGATCTTCTGGGCATTGAGATTTCATGGTAGAATTCTATTCAGAGAGATATCTCTACAAGTTATGAGGATTTGGCAACCCTCAGAGAATGTGATATTGATTCGATGGAACTTGACGGGTATACCTCGTGTCCCCTGGGAAGCCAAAGGCCAATTCCAGGGCACTTCTACCTATAAATTGGATCGAACTGGCAAAATTTATGAACACAAAGTAGATAACTTGGCTTTCAATTTCCCTCAGCCGCTCAGGCCAGTATCGCCTTCTGTTCTGGATTTGGTTACTGCTACTCCTAACCCTACATTCTCGTTGGACTCGAATTCCCCTTCCTCATCATGGCTGCTCTTTTATCGCTCTGTCAAGGAGACGTTGGATCGTCAAAGTCCTTTGATTGCTCAAGATTGCTTGCTTACTTGTCCCTAg